From the genome of Ziziphus jujuba cultivar Dongzao chromosome 6, ASM3175591v1, one region includes:
- the LOC107430445 gene encoding uncharacterized protein LOC107430445 produces MSSLKEYLKRYESNNEEEKKKKKKKKQKTKPEALGVLVVDEDPVWQKPVNLEEEEEENDKDEEVPQVDEDIEVKRMRRLEELRARRPYNAISEDGSGWVSLSMKDSNLNNSNSDMSPPRKRMARNDTPSPERELKPSGSNGKNTDLSPSRQRRRRHHTPSPETDTGPSGSTGPSSHLFPPHKLRAQNDEPSRGSRLESMDLSPPRQRVRRHHTPSPEPDTKAAHPSGLDPDISPPRRPRHVTDVPDISPPRRGRRGSPYQDDLHASPGQDLSPPRKSRRDVERLGSTDLSSPHSQRRVSSVSDLSPPRKNRKEVSVPKATKEERKTGLISGKDIREEIAKSKKEDFKRLQEMDLSMSGRDAEPVYRDKIKGVRITKEEFLKSQRKVEEKPKEKKLEWGKGLAQKREAEARMQELELEKDKPFARSRDDPELDKMLKERVRWGDPMAHLVKPKKYEPVLPNLGDDEKMKDSGFMIPQDIPNHSWLKRGLDAAPNRYGIRPGRHWDGVDRSNGYEKELFKRTNEKQATEQEAYLWSVADM; encoded by the exons ATGTCATCCCTTAAGGAATACTTAAAACGATATGAAAGCaataatgaagaagaaaagaaaaagaagaaaaagaagaaacagaaaACTAAGCCAGAAGCCTTAGGTGTTTTGGTCGTGGATGAAGATCCTGTTTGGCAAAAACCGGTTAAtcttgaggaagaagaagaagaaaatgacaaaGATGAAGAGGTTCCGCAAGTTGATGAAGACATTGAGGTTAAGAGGATGAGAAGGCTTGAAGAATTGAGGGCAAGACGTCCATATAATGCTATATCTGAGGATGGAAGTGGTTGGGTTTCACTCTCCATGAAAGACTCAAATTTGAACAACTCGAACTCTGATATGTCTCCACCTCGCAAGCGTATGGCTAGAAATGACACACCATCACCAGAACGTGAACTGAAGCCTTCAGGTTCCAATGGCAAAAATACCGATTTGTCACCCTCACGGCAGCGCCGCAGACGGCATCATACACCTTCACCTGAAACTGATACAGGACCTAGCGGTTCCACTGGCCCAAGTTCTCATTTGTTTCCACCTCATAAACTCAGGGCTCAAAATGATGAACCTTCACGTGGATCAAGGCTGGAAAGTATGGATTTGTCACCTCCTAGGCAGCGGGTGAGGCGACACCACACTCCATCACCTGAACCTGACACGAAAGCTGCACACCCTTCTGGCCTTGATCCTGATATTTCTCCTCCTCGTCGACCTCGTCATGTAACAGATGTTCCTGATATTTCACCACCTAGACGAGGGCGTCGTGGTTCTCCATATCAAGACGATTTACATGCTTCCCCTGGGCAAGACCTTTCTCCACCAAGGAAAAGTAGAAGGGATGTGGAGAGACTTGGATCGACAGATCTTTCATCTCCGCATTCACAGAGACGTGTTTCTTCAGTTTCAGATCTTTCTCCACCAAGGAAAAACCGGAAGGAAGTTTCTGTTCCAAAGGCTACGAAAGAGGAGAGGAAAACTGGTTTGATTTCTGGCAAAGATATTAGAGAAGAGATTGCTAAATCAAAGAAGGAGGATTTCAAGAG GCTTCAAGAGATGGATCTTTCTATGAGTGGTCGAGATGCAGAACCTGTGTATCGTGATAAGATCAAAG GGGTACGCATAACGAAGGAGGAATTCTTAAAATCACAACGGAAAGTAGAAGAGAAACCTAAG GAGAAAAAGTTAGAATGGGGCAAGGGCTTGGCTCAAAAGCGGGAAGCTGAGGCTAGGATGCAGGAATTAGAACTTGAGAAGGACAAACCATTTGCACGGAGCAG AGATGACCCAGAACTTGACAAAATGCTAAAGGAGAGAGTAAGATGGGGTGATCCCATGGCACATTTGGTGAAG CCAAAGAAATATGAACCCGTTCTTCCAAACCTAGGGGATGATGAGAAGATGAAGGACTCGGGTTTTATGATTCCTCAGGACATACCTAATCACAGTTGGCTAAAAAGAGGACTAGATGCTGCACCAAATCGATATGGTATAAGACCAGGAAGACATTGGGATGGTGTTGATCGTAGTAATG GATATGAGAAAGAATTGTTCAAAAGGACGAATGAGAAACAAGCTACAGAACAGGAAGCTTATCTCTGGTCCGTTGCTGATATGTGA
- the LOC107430443 gene encoding expansin-like B1 produces MASHLWYPLLLVAIFLLMQTSDCFIHSRAAFYPNSDENGTDIGACGFGSFGATINGGDVSAASDLYRGGVGCGACYQVRCTDTAHCSSKGVTVVITDQGSSHGTDFVLSQRAFSKMAQTADAAASLLSIGVVDIEYRRVSCSYPNKNITIKVDENSNFPHYMGFVIWYQQGIKDITAVQLCETQNFVCKLLDRSYGAVWTTTTPPSGPLQVRMLFSDDDGDETWLVPVNNIPEDWKAGETYDTGVQVNI; encoded by the exons ATGGCTTCCCATCTTTGGTATCCTCTTTTACTGGTTGCAATTTTTCTTCTGATGCAAACTAGTGACTGTTTTATTCATTCCCGGGCAGCTTTCTATCCTAATTCTGATGAGAATGGAACAGATA TTGGTGCATGTGGGTTTGGTTCCTTTGGAGCAACAATTAATGGAGGAGATGTATCAGCAGCATCTGACCTATACCGAGGGGGGGTAGGATGTGGTGCTTGCTATCAG GTAAGGTGCACCGACACTGCCCACTGCTCAAGCAAAGGAGTTACTGTGGTTATAACAGACCAAGGCTCGAGTCATGGAACAGACTTCGTTCTGAGCCAACGAGCCTTCAGTAAAATGGCTCAAACTGCTGATGCTGCTGCCTCTTTATTATCTATTGGTGTTGTTGACATCGAATACAGACG AGTTTCTTGCAGCTATCCAAACAAGAATATTACAATCAAGGTAGATGAGAACAGCAACTTTCCTCATTATATGGGTTTTGTTATATGGTATCAACAGGGAATAAAAGATATCACTGCTGTGCAGCTCTGTGAG ACTCAAAATTTTGTCTGCAAGCTATTGGATCGGAGTTATGGCGCTGTATGGACAACTACCACACCTCCAAGTGGACCTTTGCAAGTAAGGATGTTATTcagtgatgatgatggagatgaAACATGGCTAGTCCCTGTGAATAACATACCAGAAGACTGGAAAGCTGGAGAAACATATGATACAGGAGTTCAAGTCAACATATAG
- the LOC107430444 gene encoding calcium-dependent protein kinase 1 produces the protein MGNTCVGPSISKNGFFQSVSAAMWRTRSPEGSVSHRTNGENVNEVESKEPESPMPVQNIPPEQVTIPKPETLPEQSSNTKKPPHMKRVPSAGLRGSVLQTKTGNFKEFYSLGRKLGQGQFGTTFLCVEKATGKEYACKSIAKRKLITAEDVEDVRREIQIMHHLAGHPNVISIKGAYEDAVAVHVVMELCAGGELFDRIIQRGHYTERKAAELTRTIVGVVEACHSLGVMHRDLKPENFLFVNQQEDALLKTIDFGLSIFFKPGEKFTDVVGSPYYVAPEVLRKRYGPEADVWSAGIIVYILLSGVPPFWAESEQGIFEQVLDGELDFSSDPWPSISDGAKDLVRKMLIRDPRKRMTAHDVLCHPWVQVDGVAPDKPLDFAVLSRLKQFSAMNKLKKMALRVIARSLSEEEIAGLKEMFKSIDTDNSGQITFEELKVGLKRYGANLKESEIYDLMQAADVDNSGTIDYGEFVAATLHLNKIEREDHLFAAFSYFDKDGSGYITQDELQQACEEFGIEDFRLEEMIQEVDQDNDGRIDYNEFVAMMQKGTAAGTGKKGLQSSFSIGFRDVRKL, from the exons ATGGGGAATACTTGTGTTGGGCCGAGCATTTCCAAGAATGGCTTCTTCCAATCAGTTTCAGCTGCAATGTGGCGGACACGGTCTCCAGAGGGTTCAGTTTCACATCGAACTAATGGAGAAAATGTCAATGAGGTTGAGTCTAAGGAACCTGAATCGCCAATGCCAGTGCAGAACATACCACCAGAGCAAGTGACAATACCAAAACCGGAAACTTTACCGGAACAATCTTCAAACACCAAGAAGCCTCCACATATGAAGAGAGTGCCTAGTGCTGGTCTTCGTGGTTCAGTGCTACAAACAAAAACTGgtaattttaaagaattttacaGTTTGGGGAGGAAACTAGGTCAAGGACAATTTGGGACGACATTCCTATGTGTGGAGAAGGCAACAGGGAAAGAGTATGCATGCAAATCGATTGCGAAGAGGAAGCTCATAACTGCTGAAGATGTGGAGGATGTAAGAAGGGAAATTCAGATTATGCACCATTTGGCAGGGCACCCAAATGTAATATCTATAAAAGGGGCATATGAGGATGCTGTAGCAGTTCATGTTGTTATGGAGTTATGTGCAGGCGGTGAACTATTTGATAGGATTATCCAGCGGGGCCATTACACAGAGAGAAAGGCAGCTGAGCTTACTAGGACTATTGTTGGAGTTGTGGAAGCTTGCCATTCATTGGGGGTTATGCATCGAGACCTAAAGCCAGAGAATTTCCTTTTTGTCAATCAGCAGGAAGATGCTCTTCTCAAGACTATTGACTTTGGATTATCTATTTTCTTCAAGCCAG GAGAAAAATTTACTGATGTGGTTGGTAGCCCATATTATGTTGCACCAGAAGTTTTACGTAAGCGTTATGGTCCGGAAGCAGATGTTTGGAGTGCTGGAATTATCGTTTACATTCTGTTAAGTGGAGTGCCTCCATTTTGGGCTG AAAGCGAACAAGGGATATTTGAACAGGTCCTAGATGGTGAGCTGGACTTCTCATCAGATCCTTGGCCTAGTATCTCTGATGGTGCCAAAGATTTAGTAAGAAAAATGCTCATTCGAGACCCTAGAAAGCGGATGACTGCACATGATGTCTTGT GCCACCCCTGGGTTCAAGTTGATGGTGTGGCTCCTGATAAACCTCTTGATTTTGCTGTTCTAAGCCGATTGAAGCAATTTTCTGCCATGAACAAGCTGAAGAAAATGGCTCTCAGG GTAATTGCACGAAGCTTATCTGAAGAAGAAATAGCTGGCCTAAAAGAAATGTTCAAGTCGATAGACACTGACAACAGTGGTCAAATCACTTTTGAAGAACTTAAGGTTGGATTGAAAAGATATGGAGCTAATCTTAAAGAATCCGAAATTTATGATCTAATGCAAGCA GCAGATGTAGATAACAGTGGAACTATCGATTATGGGGAGTTTGTAGCTGCAACATTGCATCTTAACAAAATTGAGAGAGAAGATCATCTATTCGCTGCATTTTCCTATTTTGATAAGGATGGTAGTGGCTATATCACTCAAGATGAGCTTCAACAAGCTTGCGAGGAGTTTGGCATAGAAGATTTCCGCTTAGAAGAAATGATCCAAGAAGTTGATCAGGACAAC gaTGGACGAATAGATTATAACGAGTTTGTCGCCATGATGCAAAAAGGAACTGCTGCTGGTACCGGTAAGAAGGGCTTACAGAGTAGTTTCAGTATCGGCTTTAGAGATGTTCGTAAACTATAG
- the LOC107430447 gene encoding pentatricopeptide repeat-containing protein At1g32415, mitochondrial isoform X1: MLTSFTRLLPFALVRKSIKLPCCDVLFQCCKTQYAFSTTHYSKLTCDDSWLFQSLSLSRLQEARKLLEKLYERDGRGGVVHWTSLLTRYTKSGYVNEARMLFEIMPERNIVTYNAMLSGYVQTGRLSEACQFFEEMPERNVVSWTSMLCGLAGVGRIHEAWSLFNAMPEKNIVSWNSMIAGWIRNGDLERARLVFDQMKVKNIVSWNAMIAGYTENCRMEEARVLFDEMQDTNVITWTSMISGYCRSGNVDEGYTLFRRMPERNLVSWTAMIGGFAWNGFYEEALLLFLESKGSYGIKPNGETFISLAYACAGIGMPCLGKQLHSQLIVNGWAYDDYDGRLSKSLIHMYSTCGNMDLANFIFRKNLNNVTVQSLNSMINGYIRIGQLERAQNLFDKVLIRDKISWTSMIGGYFSVGQVPKACHMFWNMPDKDAIAWTAMISGHVQNELFAEAINLFSEMWTRRVLPLNSTYSTLLGATGAMAYLDTGRQFHCLLIKTHYEFDLILDNSLLSMYAKCGEIHDAYSIFSYMASRDLISWNSIIMGFSVHGLSNEALEMFEALVESGILPNSVTFLSILSACSHAGFVGKGWEIFTAMTNVYAIEPGMEHYICMINLLGRAGKVEEAEEFVLKLPFESGHAIWGALLGVCGIGESNAKVAEHAAKRLLALDPLNAPAHVVLCNLYAANGQHVEEKMLRREMGLKGVRKVPGCSWILLKGEVRVFLSGDKLKPEAYEILLLLFNTVGES, translated from the coding sequence ATGCTCACCTCTTTCACCAGGCTTTTGCCCTTTGCTCTCGTTAGAAAATCCATCAAACTTCCATGTTGTGACGTGCTTTTTCAATGCTGTAAGACCCAGTATGCGTTTTCCACTACCCATTACTCCAAACTCACTTGTGATGATTCATGGCTTTTTCAATCCCTTTCTCTAAGTAGACTTCAGGAGGCACGTAAACTGCTTGAGAAATTGTATGAGAGAGATGGGCGTGGTGGTGTTGTTCATTGGACTTCATTGCTCACGAGATACACCAAAAGTGGATATGTCAATGAGGCTCGGATGCTCTTTGAGATCATGCCTGAGAGGAACATTGTTACTTATAATGCTATGTTGTCTGGTTATGTGCAAACTGGGAGGTTGTCTGAAGCTTGCCAATTCTTTGAAGAGATGCCAGAGAGGAATGTTGTGTCGTGGACTTCAATGCTTTGTGGATTGGCAGGTGTTGGAAGGATTCATGAggcttggagcttgtttaatgCAATGCCAGAGAAGAATATTGTTTCTTGGAATTCAATGATTGCTGGGTGGATTAGGAACGGGGATTTGGAGAGAGCAAGGCTGGTTTTTGACCAAATGAAAGTGAAGAATATAGTTTCTTGGAATGCTATGATTGCAGGGTACACAGAGAACTGTAGAATGGAAGAAGCAAGAGTTTTATTTGATGAGATGCAAGATACGAATGTGATTACTTGGACTAGTATGATTTCTGGTTATTGTAGGTCTGGCAATGTGGATGAGGGGTATACTTTGTTTAGAAGAATGCCTGAGCGAAATCTTGTATCTTGGACGGCCATGATTGGTGGGTTTGCTTGGAATGGCTTCTATGAAGAAGCACTGTTGCTGTTTCTTGAATCAAAGGGGAGCTATGGCATAAAACCAAATGGAGAGACCTTCATATCACTTGCTTATGCTTGTGCTGGTATAGGTATGCCATGTCTTGGAAAGCAGCTGCATTCACAGTTGATTGTTAATGGTTGGGCCTATGATGATTATGATGGCAGGTTATCTAAGAGCCTCATTCATATGTACTCTACATGCGGTAACATGGACCTTGCAAACTTCATTTTTAGGAAGAACTTGAATAATGTTACTGTTCAGTCTCTTAATTCTATGATCAATGGTTACATTCGGATTGGACAATTGGAAAGGGCTCAAAATTTGTTTGACAAGGTACTGATCCGAGATAAGATCTCTTGGACTTCTATGATTGGTGGGTATTTTAGTGTCGGACAAGTTCCAAAGGCATGTCATATGTTTTGGAACATGCCAGATAAAgatgcaattgcatggacagcAATGATTTCAGGGCATGTCCAAAATGAGCTTTTTGCAGAAGCTATCAATTTATTTTCAGAAATGTGGACTCGGCGTGTTTTACCCTTAAATTCTACTTATTCTACTCTTCTTGGAGCCACAGGTGCAATGGCGTATCTTGACACTGGAAGACAGTTCCATTGCCTGCTGATAAAAACACATTATGAATTTGACTTGATTCTTGATAACTCGCTGCTTTCAATGTATGCCAAATGTGGGGAGATACATGATGCATATAGCATATTCTCATATATGGCTTCTCGGGATTTGATTTCTTGGAATTCCATAATCATGGGGTTTTCGGTTCATGGGCTTTCCAATGAGGCTCTGGAGATGTTTGAAGCCCTGGTGGAATCTGGGATCCTCCCGAATTCTGTAACCTTCCTGTCCATTCTATCAGCATGCAGTCATGCAGGGTTCGTTGGTAAAGGGTGGGAAATTTTTACTGCTATGACCAATGTTTATGCCATTGAACCAGGTATGGAGCATTACATTTGTATGATTAACCTTTTAGGCCGAGCTGGGAAAGTAGAGGAAGCAGAAGAATTTGTCTTGAAACTACCTTTTGAATCAGGTCATGCTATCTGGGGGGCATTGCTTGGTGTATGTGGGATTGGTGAGTCAAATGCCAAGGTCGCTGAACATGCGGCCAAACGGCTCCTTGCATTGGATCCTTTAAATGCACCTGCCCACGTAGTACTCTGTAACTTATACGCCGCAAATGGACAGCATGTTGAGGAGAAGATGTTAAGGAGGGAGATGGGATTGAAAGGAGTGAGAAAGGTTCCTGGATGCAGTTGGATACTGCTTAAAGGGGAAGTTCGTGTTTTCCTCTCGGGAGATAAACTAAAACCAGAGGCATATGAGATTCTGCTGCTATTATTCAATACAGTTGGTGAATCATGA
- the LOC107430447 gene encoding pentatricopeptide repeat-containing protein At1g32415, mitochondrial isoform X2, with amino-acid sequence MLTSFTRLLPFALVRKSIKLPCCDVLFQCCKTQYAFSTTHYSKLTCDDSWLFQSLSLSRLQEARKLLEKLYERDGRGGVVHWTSLLTRYTKSGYVNEARMLFEIMPERNIVTYNAMLSGYVQTGRLSEACQFFEEMPERNVVSWTSMLCGLAGVGRIHEAWSLFNAMPEKNIVSWNSMIAGWIRNGDLERARLVFDQMKVKNIVSWNAMIAGYTENCRMEEARVLFDEMQDTNVITWTSMISGYCRSGNVDEGYTLFRRMPERNLVSWTAMIGGFAWNGFYEEALLLFLESKGSYGIKPNGETFISLAYACAGIGMPCLGKQLHSQLIVNGWAYDDYDGRLSKSLIHMYSTCGNMDLANFIFRKNLNNVTVQSLNSMINGYIRIGQLERAQNLFDKVLIRDKISWTSMIGGYFSVGQVPKACHMFWNMPDKDAIAWTAMISGHVQNELFAEAINLFSEMWTRRVLPLNSTYSTLLGATGAMAYLDTGRQFHCLLIKTHYEFDLILDNSLLSMYAKCGEIHDAYSIFSYMASRDLISWNSIIMGFSVHGLSNEALEMFEALVESGILPNSVTFLSILSACSHAGFVGKGWEIFTAMTNVYAIEPGHAIWGALLGVCGIGESNAKVAEHAAKRLLALDPLNAPAHVVLCNLYAANGQHVEEKMLRREMGLKGVRKVPGCSWILLKGEVRVFLSGDKLKPEAYEILLLLFNTVGES; translated from the exons ATGCTCACCTCTTTCACCAGGCTTTTGCCCTTTGCTCTCGTTAGAAAATCCATCAAACTTCCATGTTGTGACGTGCTTTTTCAATGCTGTAAGACCCAGTATGCGTTTTCCACTACCCATTACTCCAAACTCACTTGTGATGATTCATGGCTTTTTCAATCCCTTTCTCTAAGTAGACTTCAGGAGGCACGTAAACTGCTTGAGAAATTGTATGAGAGAGATGGGCGTGGTGGTGTTGTTCATTGGACTTCATTGCTCACGAGATACACCAAAAGTGGATATGTCAATGAGGCTCGGATGCTCTTTGAGATCATGCCTGAGAGGAACATTGTTACTTATAATGCTATGTTGTCTGGTTATGTGCAAACTGGGAGGTTGTCTGAAGCTTGCCAATTCTTTGAAGAGATGCCAGAGAGGAATGTTGTGTCGTGGACTTCAATGCTTTGTGGATTGGCAGGTGTTGGAAGGATTCATGAggcttggagcttgtttaatgCAATGCCAGAGAAGAATATTGTTTCTTGGAATTCAATGATTGCTGGGTGGATTAGGAACGGGGATTTGGAGAGAGCAAGGCTGGTTTTTGACCAAATGAAAGTGAAGAATATAGTTTCTTGGAATGCTATGATTGCAGGGTACACAGAGAACTGTAGAATGGAAGAAGCAAGAGTTTTATTTGATGAGATGCAAGATACGAATGTGATTACTTGGACTAGTATGATTTCTGGTTATTGTAGGTCTGGCAATGTGGATGAGGGGTATACTTTGTTTAGAAGAATGCCTGAGCGAAATCTTGTATCTTGGACGGCCATGATTGGTGGGTTTGCTTGGAATGGCTTCTATGAAGAAGCACTGTTGCTGTTTCTTGAATCAAAGGGGAGCTATGGCATAAAACCAAATGGAGAGACCTTCATATCACTTGCTTATGCTTGTGCTGGTATAGGTATGCCATGTCTTGGAAAGCAGCTGCATTCACAGTTGATTGTTAATGGTTGGGCCTATGATGATTATGATGGCAGGTTATCTAAGAGCCTCATTCATATGTACTCTACATGCGGTAACATGGACCTTGCAAACTTCATTTTTAGGAAGAACTTGAATAATGTTACTGTTCAGTCTCTTAATTCTATGATCAATGGTTACATTCGGATTGGACAATTGGAAAGGGCTCAAAATTTGTTTGACAAGGTACTGATCCGAGATAAGATCTCTTGGACTTCTATGATTGGTGGGTATTTTAGTGTCGGACAAGTTCCAAAGGCATGTCATATGTTTTGGAACATGCCAGATAAAgatgcaattgcatggacagcAATGATTTCAGGGCATGTCCAAAATGAGCTTTTTGCAGAAGCTATCAATTTATTTTCAGAAATGTGGACTCGGCGTGTTTTACCCTTAAATTCTACTTATTCTACTCTTCTTGGAGCCACAGGTGCAATGGCGTATCTTGACACTGGAAGACAGTTCCATTGCCTGCTGATAAAAACACATTATGAATTTGACTTGATTCTTGATAACTCGCTGCTTTCAATGTATGCCAAATGTGGGGAGATACATGATGCATATAGCATATTCTCATATATGGCTTCTCGGGATTTGATTTCTTGGAATTCCATAATCATGGGGTTTTCGGTTCATGGGCTTTCCAATGAGGCTCTGGAGATGTTTGAAGCCCTGGTGGAATCTGGGATCCTCCCGAATTCTGTAACCTTCCTGTCCATTCTATCAGCATGCAGTCATGCAGGGTTCGTTGGTAAAGGGTGGGAAATTTTTACTGCTATGACCAATGTTTATGCCATTGAACCAG GTCATGCTATCTGGGGGGCATTGCTTGGTGTATGTGGGATTGGTGAGTCAAATGCCAAGGTCGCTGAACATGCGGCCAAACGGCTCCTTGCATTGGATCCTTTAAATGCACCTGCCCACGTAGTACTCTGTAACTTATACGCCGCAAATGGACAGCATGTTGAGGAGAAGATGTTAAGGAGGGAGATGGGATTGAAAGGAGTGAGAAAGGTTCCTGGATGCAGTTGGATACTGCTTAAAGGGGAAGTTCGTGTTTTCCTCTCGGGAGATAAACTAAAACCAGAGGCATATGAGATTCTGCTGCTATTATTCAATACAGTTGGTGAATCATGA